CTATATCATTAAAATTCTCGCTATTAACAAAAGAACCAAATATATAAACCACTTCTACCATATAAAATTTAGGTATTTTGTTTCTGATTTGTTCAATAACTTTTTTCTTATCCAATATGATTTTAATTTCTTCGCTCATATCTTTACCTCCGAATTATCGCCTATGACCAATTTATGGCCTTTAGGAAAACTATTGTTCTTAAAAATTTTAACTCCTTTGCCAATTAAAGATTCAACAATTCTTTCTATTCCTACTATTTTTGTTTCATCCATTATTACAGAATCTTCAATTTCTGTATTAACAATCTCGCAGTTATTGCCTATGCTAGTATATGGCCCAATGTAGGAGTTTGTAATTTTACAACCATTTCCGATTATAACTGGCCCCTTGATCAGTCCTTTTTCTATTATACTATTCTCACCGATCACTGCCCTGCCATTTATTTTTGCCTCCTTTACTATTCCAAAATTTTTAGTCTCATTGATTTCATCTAAAATTAGCCTGTTGGCATGGATAATATCCTCCGGCTTTCCAGTATCCTTCCACCACCCTTTCACAAATGATGATTTTACTTTATAACCATGATCTATCAACCATTGGATGGCATCAACTATTTCCAGTTGATTACGCCAAGAAGGTTTTATTTCTTTAACTGCCTGGAAAATAGCAGGTCTGAATAAATATATCCCGATAACAGCAAAATTACTGGGAGGATCTTTAGGCTTTTCTATAAGCCTTACAATCTCATTTTTCTCATTCAATTCTGCTATCCCAAATTCTTGAGGGTTTGGTACATCTGTCAACAAAATACTTGCCTCTTCCTTTCCATTTAAAAATTTGTTTACATGTTCAACTATTCCCTCCTTTAGTAAGTTATCTCCGAGATACATAACAAACGGCTCTTTTTCTAAAAATTTTTCTGCAACTATTATTGCATGAGCCAATCCTTTTGGCTCAGACTGGTAAATAAATTCAATTTTTGCATCCCAATTTTTATTTTTCACTGTTTCCATGACTTGTTCTTTATTTGGGCCTACTATTATACCGATATCTTTTATTCCAGATTCAATCAAATCTTCTATGGCATAGAATAAAACAGGCTTATTTCCTACAGGTATGAGCTGTTTTTGTTGAGAATAGGTCAAAGGTCTTAGCCTAGTTCCATACCCACCCGATAAAATCAATCCCTTCATTGTATCTCCTTTTCAAGCAAATGTAAAGCTTTTCTTACCTTATAAGGTTTTTTGATTTTTGAGATTTTTGATACATTTAAAGAAGAATCCATCGGTCTTTTGGCTATCCAGTTCATTTCTTTAGTTGTTGCAGGAATGATAAGATTTTCATCAAGGCTAAAAATTTTAGCCATCTTCGAAACAAAATCATGTCTATTTATTTTCTCCCCTCCAGCGGAATGATAAATACCTTTCTCGTCTTTTTCAATTAACGCCAATATTTGCTCCGCGAGATCTATATTCAAGGTAGGTGAATTCCATTGATCTGTTACAATCCTAATTTCTTTTCCTTTTTTCAATTCTTCTATAACCCAAGTTGCAAAATTTTTTTTATTTGCCCCATAGACTACAGATGTTCTTGCAATTACAAAATCATCACAAATTTCTTGGACTGCTTTTTCACCTCCAAGTTTTGTCAAGCCGTAATAATTGATGGGATTTGTTCCATCTTCTTCTTTATAAAGCCCTTTTTTGCCATCAAAAACATAATCTGTGGAAATATACACCATTTTTGCGTTAATTTCCTTCGATGCCATAGCAATATTTTTTGTTCCTGCAACATTCACATTATACGCTTTTTCTTTTTCAATTTCACATTTGTCCACATTTGTGAATGCTGCTGCATGAACTATCACATCTGGTTGTAGTTTTTTAATAATTCTCTCGACATTTTCTTTATTGGTAATATCAAGAAATACTGCATTTTTTGACTTAATAGGATTTTTGCTGTAAATAGGACGGATATCATACGAAGTTTTATTCTCAATAACTTTGACAAATGCTCGTCCAAATAAACCGCTACCACCAGTGAGCAATACTTTCATTTTACTCCTCTTCAAATAAATTTATGCTATCTTCTTTTACTACTCTACCT
This portion of the Candidatus Thermoplasmatota archaeon genome encodes:
- a CDS encoding nucleotidyltransferase domain-containing protein; this translates as MSEEIKIILDKKKVIEQIRNKIPKFYMVEVVYIFGSFVNSENFNDIDVALLISKELNPYERFKFAMKVARELERAMKPRIEFDVKILNYS
- a CDS encoding glucose-1-phosphate thymidylyltransferase, with amino-acid sequence MKGLILSGGYGTRLRPLTYSQQKQLIPVGNKPVLFYAIEDLIESGIKDIGIIVGPNKEQVMETVKNKNWDAKIEFIYQSEPKGLAHAIIVAEKFLEKEPFVMYLGDNLLKEGIVEHVNKFLNGKEEASILLTDVPNPQEFGIAELNEKNEIVRLIEKPKDPPSNFAVIGIYLFRPAIFQAVKEIKPSWRNQLEIVDAIQWLIDHGYKVKSSFVKGWWKDTGKPEDIIHANRLILDEINETKNFGIVKEAKINGRAVIGENSIIEKGLIKGPVIIGNGCKITNSYIGPYTSIGNNCEIVNTEIEDSVIMDETKIVGIERIVESLIGKGVKIFKNNSFPKGHKLVIGDNSEVKI
- the rfbD gene encoding dTDP-4-dehydrorhamnose reductase is translated as MKVLLTGGSGLFGRAFVKVIENKTSYDIRPIYSKNPIKSKNAVFLDITNKENVERIIKKLQPDVIVHAAAFTNVDKCEIEKEKAYNVNVAGTKNIAMASKEINAKMVYISTDYVFDGKKGLYKEEDGTNPINYYGLTKLGGEKAVQEICDDFVIARTSVVYGANKKNFATWVIEELKKGKEIRIVTDQWNSPTLNIDLAEQILALIEKDEKGIYHSAGGEKINRHDFVSKMAKIFSLDENLIIPATTKEMNWIAKRPMDSSLNVSKISKIKKPYKVRKALHLLEKEIQ